In a genomic window of Syngnathus typhle isolate RoL2023-S1 ecotype Sweden linkage group LG4, RoL_Styp_1.0, whole genome shotgun sequence:
- the golm2 gene encoding protein GOLM2 isoform X2, with amino-acid sequence MIGFGANRRGGRLPSFILIFLMAIIAILAFNYWTVSSKHGRLLDELVEVQSRVKRTDAARSRLEKRNSELMAQVDTHRKQLDKKDGDYSVMEGKLQARDALAKKCTDEKVKMQGDLSAQMTEIQRLKEQLNDLKQEFMKQEDQLREVKKNRTTLERKLEYESLQCGRQIAQLKSEYEESKKTLEEEAVKLRRNAIDGQKGVVAGRHTEGALGLAEERHTVANRRRDTPDLKDVMGKPGSDAGMPGIEDSEVGKLDEVQFELKKPAITLKRLEAPDAVVGVDAGPGIGAADGPGVPGLSLDQPRLQQDRAEGQAAVIAAPGVINLADKPIVFEDKSDIKADELGEQQRQLQAPDVKAAGERLKGIPLPANPAQVPKPIQPHHKDQVPAGARHHQQSRFFDEIESPVDPQHGSKLADYNGDDGNVGEYEADKQAELAYNEEEDGDGGEEDVQAITPV; translated from the exons ATGATCGGCTTCGGCGCAAACCGACGAGGAGGCCGCCTCCCGTCCttcatcctcatcttcctcatggCGATCATCGCCATACTAGCGTTCAACTACTGGACCGTATCCAGCAAGCACGGCCGCTTACTGGATGAGTTGGTGGAGGTACAGTCGCGGGTGAAGCGCACGGACGCGGCGAGGAGCCGATTGGAGAAGCGCAACTCTGAGCTCATGGCGCAGGTGGACACGCACAGAAAGCAGCTGGACAAGAAGGATGGAGACTACAGCGTCATGGAGGGCAAGCTGCAGGCCCGAGACGCGCTCGCCAAAAAGTGCACCGACGAAAAG GTTAAGATGCAGGGTGACCTCTCAGCCCAAATGACCGAAATCCAAAGGCTGAAAG AGCAACTGAATGATTTGAAGCAAGAATTCATGAAACAGGAAGATCAGCTAAGAGAAGTTAAAAAGAATAGAACCACCTTGGAAAGAAAGCTGGAATATGAAAG TTTACAGTGTGGACGTCAGATTGCGCAGTTGAAAAGTGAATATGAAGAATCAAAGAAGACTCTAGAAGAGGAAGCTGTAAAGCTGAGGCGG AATGCAATTGACGGTCAAAAAGGCGTAGTGGCGGGAAGGCATACTGAGGGAGCTCTGGGTCTGGCTGAAGAGCGCCACACAGTGGCAAATCGCCGGCGTGACACTCCAGATTTAAAAG ATGTCATGGGTAAGCCAGGCAGTGATGCTGGCATGCCTGGCATTGAAGACAGTGAAGTGGGAAAACTTGATGAAGTACAATTTG AATTGAAGAAGCCAGCCATCACTCTGAAGCGTCTCGAAGCTCCCGATGCGGTCGTGGGTGTTGACGCTGGACCTGGTATTGGGGCAGCTGATGGCCCAGGGGTACCTGGCTTATCACTCGACCAACCCCGTCTCCAGCAGGACAGAGCGGAAGGCCAAGCAGCTGTGATTGCCGCCCCAGGTGTCATCAACTTAGCAGATAAACCAATCGTTTTTGAAGACAAGTCAGATATCAAAGCAGATGAGCTGGGTGAACAGCAAAGACAACTTCAAG cCCCAGACGTCAAAGCAGCAGGTGAACGGTTGAAGGGGATTCCATTGCCTGCCAACCCTGCCCAGGTACCCAAACCCATCCAACCACATCACAAAGACCAAGTTCCAGCAGGGGCACGCCACCATCAACAAA GCCGGTTCTTTGACGAGATCGAGTCCCCAGTAGATCCGCAACATGGCTCTAAGCTAGCGGACTACAATGGGGACGATGGCAATGTGGGTGAGTATGAAGCCGACAAGCAGGCTGAGCTGGCCTACAATGAGGAAGAGGATGGTGATGGTGGGGAGGAAGACGTTCAAG CGATCACACCTGTCTGA
- the golm2 gene encoding protein GOLM2 isoform X3, which produces MIGFGANRRGGRLPSFILIFLMAIIAILAFNYWTVSSKHGRLLDELVEVQSRVKRTDAARSRLEKRNSELMAQVDTHRKQLDKKDGDYSVMEGKLQARDALAKKCTDEKVKMQGDLSAQMTEIQRLKEQLNDLKQEFMKQEDQLREVKKNRTTLERKLEYESLQCGRQIAQLKSEYEESKKTLEEEAVKLRRNAIDGQKGVVAGRHTEGALGLAEERHTVANRRRDTPDLKDVMGKPGSDAGMPGIEDSEVGKLDEVQFELKKPAITLKRLEAPDAVVGVDAGPGIGAADGPGVPGLSLDQPRLQQDRAEGQAAVIAAPGVINLADKPIVFEDKSDIKADELGEQQRQLQAPDVKAAGERLKGIPLPANPAQVPKPIQPHHKDQVPAGARHHQQNDDDRDMQGDRAVDYGKRHQAIDIL; this is translated from the exons ATGATCGGCTTCGGCGCAAACCGACGAGGAGGCCGCCTCCCGTCCttcatcctcatcttcctcatggCGATCATCGCCATACTAGCGTTCAACTACTGGACCGTATCCAGCAAGCACGGCCGCTTACTGGATGAGTTGGTGGAGGTACAGTCGCGGGTGAAGCGCACGGACGCGGCGAGGAGCCGATTGGAGAAGCGCAACTCTGAGCTCATGGCGCAGGTGGACACGCACAGAAAGCAGCTGGACAAGAAGGATGGAGACTACAGCGTCATGGAGGGCAAGCTGCAGGCCCGAGACGCGCTCGCCAAAAAGTGCACCGACGAAAAG GTTAAGATGCAGGGTGACCTCTCAGCCCAAATGACCGAAATCCAAAGGCTGAAAG AGCAACTGAATGATTTGAAGCAAGAATTCATGAAACAGGAAGATCAGCTAAGAGAAGTTAAAAAGAATAGAACCACCTTGGAAAGAAAGCTGGAATATGAAAG TTTACAGTGTGGACGTCAGATTGCGCAGTTGAAAAGTGAATATGAAGAATCAAAGAAGACTCTAGAAGAGGAAGCTGTAAAGCTGAGGCGG AATGCAATTGACGGTCAAAAAGGCGTAGTGGCGGGAAGGCATACTGAGGGAGCTCTGGGTCTGGCTGAAGAGCGCCACACAGTGGCAAATCGCCGGCGTGACACTCCAGATTTAAAAG ATGTCATGGGTAAGCCAGGCAGTGATGCTGGCATGCCTGGCATTGAAGACAGTGAAGTGGGAAAACTTGATGAAGTACAATTTG AATTGAAGAAGCCAGCCATCACTCTGAAGCGTCTCGAAGCTCCCGATGCGGTCGTGGGTGTTGACGCTGGACCTGGTATTGGGGCAGCTGATGGCCCAGGGGTACCTGGCTTATCACTCGACCAACCCCGTCTCCAGCAGGACAGAGCGGAAGGCCAAGCAGCTGTGATTGCCGCCCCAGGTGTCATCAACTTAGCAGATAAACCAATCGTTTTTGAAGACAAGTCAGATATCAAAGCAGATGAGCTGGGTGAACAGCAAAGACAACTTCAAG cCCCAGACGTCAAAGCAGCAGGTGAACGGTTGAAGGGGATTCCATTGCCTGCCAACCCTGCCCAGGTACCCAAACCCATCCAACCACATCACAAAGACCAAGTTCCAGCAGGGGCACGCCACCATCAACAAA ATGATGACGATCGAGATATGCAAGGGGATCGGGCTGTGGATTATGGAAAGCGACATCAAGCCATCGACATTCTCTGA
- the golm2 gene encoding protein GOLM2 isoform X1, whose product MIGFGANRRGGRLPSFILIFLMAIIAILAFNYWTVSSKHGRLLDELVEVQSRVKRTDAARSRLEKRNSELMAQVDTHRKQLDKKDGDYSVMEGKLQARDALAKKCTDEKVKMQGDLSAQMTEIQRLKEQLNDLKQEFMKQEDQLREVKKNRTTLERKLEYESLQCGRQIAQLKSEYEESKKTLEEEAVKLRRNAIDGQKGVVAGRHTEGALGLAEERHTVANRRRDTPDLKDVMGKPGSDAGMPGIEDSEVGKLDEVQFELKKPAITLKRLEAPDAVVGVDAGPGIGAADGPGVPGLSLDQPRLQQDRAEGQAAVIAAPGVINLADKPIVFEDKSDIKADELGEQQRQLQAPDVKAAGERLKGIPLPANPAQVPKPIQPHHKDQVPAGARHHQQSRFFDEIESPVDPQHGSKLADYNGDDGNVGEYEADKQAELAYNEEEDGDGGEEDVQDDDDRDMQGDRAVDYGKRHQAIDIL is encoded by the exons ATGATCGGCTTCGGCGCAAACCGACGAGGAGGCCGCCTCCCGTCCttcatcctcatcttcctcatggCGATCATCGCCATACTAGCGTTCAACTACTGGACCGTATCCAGCAAGCACGGCCGCTTACTGGATGAGTTGGTGGAGGTACAGTCGCGGGTGAAGCGCACGGACGCGGCGAGGAGCCGATTGGAGAAGCGCAACTCTGAGCTCATGGCGCAGGTGGACACGCACAGAAAGCAGCTGGACAAGAAGGATGGAGACTACAGCGTCATGGAGGGCAAGCTGCAGGCCCGAGACGCGCTCGCCAAAAAGTGCACCGACGAAAAG GTTAAGATGCAGGGTGACCTCTCAGCCCAAATGACCGAAATCCAAAGGCTGAAAG AGCAACTGAATGATTTGAAGCAAGAATTCATGAAACAGGAAGATCAGCTAAGAGAAGTTAAAAAGAATAGAACCACCTTGGAAAGAAAGCTGGAATATGAAAG TTTACAGTGTGGACGTCAGATTGCGCAGTTGAAAAGTGAATATGAAGAATCAAAGAAGACTCTAGAAGAGGAAGCTGTAAAGCTGAGGCGG AATGCAATTGACGGTCAAAAAGGCGTAGTGGCGGGAAGGCATACTGAGGGAGCTCTGGGTCTGGCTGAAGAGCGCCACACAGTGGCAAATCGCCGGCGTGACACTCCAGATTTAAAAG ATGTCATGGGTAAGCCAGGCAGTGATGCTGGCATGCCTGGCATTGAAGACAGTGAAGTGGGAAAACTTGATGAAGTACAATTTG AATTGAAGAAGCCAGCCATCACTCTGAAGCGTCTCGAAGCTCCCGATGCGGTCGTGGGTGTTGACGCTGGACCTGGTATTGGGGCAGCTGATGGCCCAGGGGTACCTGGCTTATCACTCGACCAACCCCGTCTCCAGCAGGACAGAGCGGAAGGCCAAGCAGCTGTGATTGCCGCCCCAGGTGTCATCAACTTAGCAGATAAACCAATCGTTTTTGAAGACAAGTCAGATATCAAAGCAGATGAGCTGGGTGAACAGCAAAGACAACTTCAAG cCCCAGACGTCAAAGCAGCAGGTGAACGGTTGAAGGGGATTCCATTGCCTGCCAACCCTGCCCAGGTACCCAAACCCATCCAACCACATCACAAAGACCAAGTTCCAGCAGGGGCACGCCACCATCAACAAA GCCGGTTCTTTGACGAGATCGAGTCCCCAGTAGATCCGCAACATGGCTCTAAGCTAGCGGACTACAATGGGGACGATGGCAATGTGGGTGAGTATGAAGCCGACAAGCAGGCTGAGCTGGCCTACAATGAGGAAGAGGATGGTGATGGTGGGGAGGAAGACGTTCAAG ATGATGACGATCGAGATATGCAAGGGGATCGGGCTGTGGATTATGGAAAGCGACATCAAGCCATCGACATTCTCTGA